The bacterium nucleotide sequence CGCCGGGCGTCGCCATTACTCCCCCAGCCGGAACCGGGCGAACCGGCGGATCTGGATGTTCTCACCGGTTTTCGCGATCGCTTCCTTCACCACGTCGGCGACCTTCTTGCTGTCGTCGCGGATGAACGGCTGGTCGAGCAGACACACCGTCCCGAACCACTTCTCGAGCTTCCCTTCGGCGATCCTGGGAGCGATCGCGTCCGGCTTCCCCTCGTTCTTGGCCTGGGCGAGATAGATCTCGCGCTCCGCCGTGATCGTTTCGGCCGAGATCTCGTCACGGGAGACGTACCGAGGATCGCTCGCCGCGATCTGCATCGCCACGTCCCGCGCGAGCGCCTTGAACTCCGGTGTCCGCGCGACGAAATCTGTCTCGCAGTTGATCTCGACGAGCACGCCGAGCCGCCCTTCGCCGTGGATGTACGACGCGACGAGGCCTTCCTTCGCCACGCGACCGCTCTTCTTGTCCGCGGCCGCCAGGCCCTTGGCCCGCAGCAGCATCTGCGCCTTCTCGAGGTTGCCCCCCGCTTCGGTGAGGGCGTTCTTGCAGTCCACGATGCCGGCGCCGGTCCGGGCCCGCAACTCCTTCACCTGGTTCACGCTGATGTCAGCCAACCCGTGCCTCCTGTGTGTCCCTCGTGCCGAACGGACGCGCCACGCCCGCCGTGGCGGTCGGGCGGCGCGCTACGCCTGAACTTCCTGCTCCTCCACCGCCTCGTCGACAACCTCTTCCTCGCCTGGCAGCGCCGCCATCGGAGCGGGTTCGACCGCGTCCGCGGCCGCCGCTTCCTCTTCGAGGACCTCGGCTTTCCGGCGCTCCTCGTACCCTTCCTGCGCCGCGTTCGCGATCCGGTTGGTGATCAACCGCACGGCGCGAATCGCATCGTCGTTCCCCGGAACCGGATAGTCGGCTTCATCCGGATCGCAGTTCGTGTCGATGATCGCCACGATCGGGATGCCGAGTTTGCGCGCCTCCGCGATTGCGATGTGTTCCTTGCGCGTGTCGACGATGTAGACGGCGGTCGGCAGCGTCTTCATCTCCGAGATCCCGCCGAGGTATTTCTCCAACCGAGCCAGCTCGTCCATCAGCCCGGCCTGCTCCCGCTTCGGAAGGATCTCCAGCGTCCCGTTATCGCGGATCTCGACGAGCTCGTGCAGCCGGTCGATGCGGCTCTTGATCGTCGCGAAGTTCGTGAGCATGCCGCCGAGCCAGCGCTGGTTGACGTAGAACTGGTGCGCCCGCGTCGACTCCTCGCGGATCGCGTCCTGCGCCTGCTTCTTCGTCCCGACGAACAGCACGGTACCGCCCGAGGCGACGGTGTCCCGGACGAACCGGTAGGCCGTCTCGATCAGCGGCACGGACTTCTGCAGGTCGATGATGTGGATCCCGTTGCGCTGGGTGAAGATGAAACGGGACATCTTGGGGTTCCACCGGCGCGTCTGGTGGCCGAAGTGAACGCCCGCCTCGAGCAACTGCTTCATCGTGACAACAGCCACGATACCCTCCCCTTTCCGGTTATGCGTCCGCCCCGTTCATTCCGCACCGGAACCCGGACGCGCACCCCGACTCCCCGCCGGGGATCGCGACGTCGTCCGGGCACCGCCGGTCCGGTCCCTGGAGCGTGCGAAAGTCCTGACGTAGTATAACATAGGCCCGGAAGGGAGACAAACGCACGGCGCGTGCACCAGCGCGCCGCGCACGTGA carries:
- the tsf gene encoding translation elongation factor Ts, with amino-acid sequence MADISVNQVKELRARTGAGIVDCKNALTEAGGNLEKAQMLLRAKGLAAADKKSGRVAKEGLVASYIHGEGRLGVLVEINCETDFVARTPEFKALARDVAMQIAASDPRYVSRDEISAETITAEREIYLAQAKNEGKPDAIAPRIAEGKLEKWFGTVCLLDQPFIRDDSKKVADVVKEAIAKTGENIQIRRFARFRLGE
- the rpsB gene encoding 30S ribosomal protein S2, giving the protein MAVVTMKQLLEAGVHFGHQTRRWNPKMSRFIFTQRNGIHIIDLQKSVPLIETAYRFVRDTVASGGTVLFVGTKKQAQDAIREESTRAHQFYVNQRWLGGMLTNFATIKSRIDRLHELVEIRDNGTLEILPKREQAGLMDELARLEKYLGGISEMKTLPTAVYIVDTRKEHIAIAEARKLGIPIVAIIDTNCDPDEADYPVPGNDDAIRAVRLITNRIANAAQEGYEERRKAEVLEEEAAAADAVEPAPMAALPGEEEVVDEAVEEQEVQA